In Pseudoalteromonas sp. MM1, a single window of DNA contains:
- the trmJ gene encoding tRNA (cytosine(32)/uridine(32)-2'-O)-methyltransferase TrmJ, with translation MILDDIRIVLVNTSHSGNIGSAARAMKTMGLSKLYLVDPACEVDSHASALAAGATDVLGNAVIVDTVADAIADCALTIGTSARSRTLSWPMVEPRECGEKLVAEAVNGPVALVFGRENSGLTNEELQLCNYHVCIPANPEYSSLNLAMAVQTLSYETRMAFLNQQPKAEQADDETAYPSSKQTELFYEHLEQTLDNTGFIIKQHPGLVMTKLRRLFNRARPEEAELNILRGILTSINKSIPK, from the coding sequence ATGATCTTAGATGATATTCGCATCGTTTTAGTAAATACCTCACACTCTGGCAACATTGGTTCGGCGGCTCGCGCCATGAAAACCATGGGTTTATCAAAACTGTATTTAGTGGACCCAGCTTGTGAAGTAGACAGCCATGCAAGTGCCTTAGCAGCTGGTGCAACTGACGTGTTAGGGAATGCGGTTATTGTTGACACTGTGGCAGATGCCATTGCCGATTGTGCATTAACAATTGGTACTAGTGCGCGCTCGCGCACCCTTTCTTGGCCTATGGTTGAGCCACGTGAATGTGGTGAAAAGCTAGTTGCTGAGGCAGTAAATGGCCCAGTAGCGCTCGTATTTGGACGTGAAAATAGCGGATTGACTAACGAAGAGCTACAACTGTGTAACTACCATGTTTGCATTCCTGCAAATCCTGAATATAGCTCGCTTAATTTAGCGATGGCCGTGCAAACGTTAAGCTACGAAACGCGTATGGCGTTTTTAAATCAACAACCAAAGGCAGAGCAAGCAGACGATGAAACTGCTTACCCAAGCTCAAAACAAACAGAGTTATTTTACGAGCATTTAGAGCAGACGCTTGATAACACTGGTTTTATTATTAAGCAGCATCCAGGTTTAGTGATGACTAAGTTACGTCGTTTGTTTAACCGAGCGCGCCCAGAAGAGGCAGAGCTAAACATACTGCGCGGTATTCTTACCTCAATTAATAAATCTATTCCTAAGTAA
- the iscR gene encoding Fe-S cluster assembly transcriptional regulator IscR: protein MKLTSKGRYAVTAMLDVALHASVGPVALADISQRQEISLSYLEQLFARLRKNGLVSSVRGPGGGYLLGREAAVISVGDVISAVDESVDATRCQGADTGCQSGMRCLTHNLWSDLSARIEEFLNNITLAELVEKSDVKEIASRQDNSINNAIKQLENIQVSCQL, encoded by the coding sequence ATGAAGTTAACATCAAAAGGCAGATATGCCGTAACAGCTATGCTGGATGTTGCACTACATGCGAGTGTAGGTCCTGTAGCCCTTGCTGATATTTCACAAAGACAAGAAATTTCTTTGTCTTACCTTGAGCAATTGTTTGCCCGTTTACGTAAAAATGGCTTAGTAAGCTCGGTTCGTGGTCCTGGTGGTGGTTATTTACTAGGTCGAGAAGCCGCAGTTATCTCTGTTGGCGATGTAATTAGCGCCGTAGACGAATCGGTAGATGCAACACGTTGCCAAGGAGCCGATACCGGGTGTCAAAGTGGTATGCGTTGTTTAACTCACAATTTATGGTCTGATTTAAGCGCACGCATCGAAGAGTTTTTAAATAATATTACCTTAGCTGAATTGGTGGAAAAATCAGATGTGAAAGAAATCGCATCTCGCCAAGATAACAGCATCAATAATGCAATTAAGCAGTTGGAAAACATTCAAGTAAGCTGTCAACTATAA